The proteins below are encoded in one region of Grus americana isolate bGruAme1 chromosome 25, bGruAme1.mat, whole genome shotgun sequence:
- the KCTD20 gene encoding BTB/POZ domain-containing protein KCTD20 isoform X2, which yields MDSRVINTYALSSQKHFSVISSLRKRNQLLTSRRPSMNVNCAGGTDWSRNVESSCSVENKTVAVCESEESNVALGGHSPAAVPWTEGLDSECRHTACPASPQISSMLSAPEDTHNCHFQDGNKRQSEYFNSQERHGCCALSSSINSQTVAPEKVTLVVDGTRFAVNPQIFTAHPDTMLGRMFGPGREYNFTRPNEKGEYEIAEGISSAVFRTVLDYYKTGIINCPDGISIPDLRDTCDYLCINFDFNTIKCQDLSALLHELSNDGAHKQFDSYLEELILPIMVDSARKGERECHIVVLTDEDTVDWDEDHPPPMGEEYSQILYSSKLYRFFKYIENRDVAKAVLKERGLKNIRIGIEGYPTCKEKVKRRPGGRSEVIYNYVQRPFIQMSWEKEEGKSRHVDFQCVRSKSLTNLVTVGDDVSEDHEVIMHHPPQVDELDRLNAPFSQMAVNDLPD from the exons ATGGATTCAAGGGTTATAAATACTTATGCCCTCAGTtcacagaagcatttttcaGTGAT CTCTTCTCTTAGGAAACGCAACCAACTCCTCACATCACGGAGGCCCAGCATGAATGTTaactgtgctggtgggacagacTGGTCAAGAAATGTGGAGTCCAGTTGCtctgtggaaaacaaaactgtagCAGTCTGTGAGTCAGAAGAAAGTAACGTGGCGCTAGGAGGTCATAGCCCTGCTGCAGTTCCCTGGACTGAGG GTTTAGATTCTGAATGCCGACATACTGCTTGTCCAGCAAGTCCCCAGATCAGTAGCATGTTGTCTGCTCCTGAAGACACGCACAACTGTCACTTCCAAGATGGAAATAAGAGACagtcagaatattttaatagcCAGGAACGCCATGGATGCTGCGCTTTGTCTTCAAGCATCAATTCGCAAACAGTGGCTCCAGAGAAAGTGACGCTTGTGGTAGATGGCACTCGCTTTGCAGTGAATCCACAGATTTTCACTGCTCACCCTGATACTATGCTGGGAAG AATGTTTGGACCAGGAAGAGAATATAATTTCACCAGGCCAAATGAAAAGGGAGAATATGAAATAGCAGAAGGAATTAGCTCAGCTGTGTTCCGGACTGTGCTG GATTATTACAAAACCGGAATCATTAACTGCCCTGATGGGATTTCCATCCCAGACCTTCGAGACACATGTGATTACCTCTGCATAAACTTTGATTTCAACACAATCAAATGTCAAGATTTAA GTGCTCTGTTACATGAGCTCTCCAATGACGGTGCTCACAAGCAATTTGATAGCTACCTGGAGGAGCTAATTCTGCCTATAATGGTGGATAGCGCAAGAAAAGGGGAACGCGAATGCCATATTGTCGTGCTGACAGATGAAGACACTGTGGACTGGGATGAAGATCATCCACCTCCGATGGGAGAGGAGTACTCACAAA tTCTTTACAGTTCCAAGCTGTACAGATTCTTCAAGTACATTGAGAACCGCGATGTTGCAAAAGCTGTATTAAAGGAACGGGGCCTGAAAAATATTCGCATTGGCATTGAAG GATACCCCACCTGtaaagagaaggtgaagaggAGGCCTGGTGGCCGCTCAGAAGTGATATACAACTACGTTCAACGGCCATTCATACAGATGTcatgggaaaaggaagaaggcaaAAGCCGTCATGTTGATTTCCAGTGTGTTCGGAGCAAATCTCTAACAAACCTAGTCACTGTGGGTGATGATGTTTCAGAGGACCATGAGGTTATAATGCATCACCCCCCACAAGTAGATGAACTTGACAGGCTAAACGCACCGTTCTCCCAAATGGCCGTTAACGATCTACCAGATTAG
- the KCTD20 gene encoding BTB/POZ domain-containing protein KCTD20 isoform X1, which yields MLPRQCPADGAGRSIPLLAWSVLRLLPISSLRKRNQLLTSRRPSMNVNCAGGTDWSRNVESSCSVENKTVAVCESEESNVALGGHSPAAVPWTEGLDSECRHTACPASPQISSMLSAPEDTHNCHFQDGNKRQSEYFNSQERHGCCALSSSINSQTVAPEKVTLVVDGTRFAVNPQIFTAHPDTMLGRMFGPGREYNFTRPNEKGEYEIAEGISSAVFRTVLDYYKTGIINCPDGISIPDLRDTCDYLCINFDFNTIKCQDLSALLHELSNDGAHKQFDSYLEELILPIMVDSARKGERECHIVVLTDEDTVDWDEDHPPPMGEEYSQILYSSKLYRFFKYIENRDVAKAVLKERGLKNIRIGIEGYPTCKEKVKRRPGGRSEVIYNYVQRPFIQMSWEKEEGKSRHVDFQCVRSKSLTNLVTVGDDVSEDHEVIMHHPPQVDELDRLNAPFSQMAVNDLPD from the exons ATGCTGCCCCGGCAGTGTCCCGCAGATGGAGCTGGAAGAAGCATTCCACTGCTGGCGTGGAGTGTGCTGAGACTTCTGCCCAT CTCTTCTCTTAGGAAACGCAACCAACTCCTCACATCACGGAGGCCCAGCATGAATGTTaactgtgctggtgggacagacTGGTCAAGAAATGTGGAGTCCAGTTGCtctgtggaaaacaaaactgtagCAGTCTGTGAGTCAGAAGAAAGTAACGTGGCGCTAGGAGGTCATAGCCCTGCTGCAGTTCCCTGGACTGAGG GTTTAGATTCTGAATGCCGACATACTGCTTGTCCAGCAAGTCCCCAGATCAGTAGCATGTTGTCTGCTCCTGAAGACACGCACAACTGTCACTTCCAAGATGGAAATAAGAGACagtcagaatattttaatagcCAGGAACGCCATGGATGCTGCGCTTTGTCTTCAAGCATCAATTCGCAAACAGTGGCTCCAGAGAAAGTGACGCTTGTGGTAGATGGCACTCGCTTTGCAGTGAATCCACAGATTTTCACTGCTCACCCTGATACTATGCTGGGAAG AATGTTTGGACCAGGAAGAGAATATAATTTCACCAGGCCAAATGAAAAGGGAGAATATGAAATAGCAGAAGGAATTAGCTCAGCTGTGTTCCGGACTGTGCTG GATTATTACAAAACCGGAATCATTAACTGCCCTGATGGGATTTCCATCCCAGACCTTCGAGACACATGTGATTACCTCTGCATAAACTTTGATTTCAACACAATCAAATGTCAAGATTTAA GTGCTCTGTTACATGAGCTCTCCAATGACGGTGCTCACAAGCAATTTGATAGCTACCTGGAGGAGCTAATTCTGCCTATAATGGTGGATAGCGCAAGAAAAGGGGAACGCGAATGCCATATTGTCGTGCTGACAGATGAAGACACTGTGGACTGGGATGAAGATCATCCACCTCCGATGGGAGAGGAGTACTCACAAA tTCTTTACAGTTCCAAGCTGTACAGATTCTTCAAGTACATTGAGAACCGCGATGTTGCAAAAGCTGTATTAAAGGAACGGGGCCTGAAAAATATTCGCATTGGCATTGAAG GATACCCCACCTGtaaagagaaggtgaagaggAGGCCTGGTGGCCGCTCAGAAGTGATATACAACTACGTTCAACGGCCATTCATACAGATGTcatgggaaaaggaagaaggcaaAAGCCGTCATGTTGATTTCCAGTGTGTTCGGAGCAAATCTCTAACAAACCTAGTCACTGTGGGTGATGATGTTTCAGAGGACCATGAGGTTATAATGCATCACCCCCCACAAGTAGATGAACTTGACAGGCTAAACGCACCGTTCTCCCAAATGGCCGTTAACGATCTACCAGATTAG
- the KCTD20 gene encoding BTB/POZ domain-containing protein KCTD20 isoform X4 — translation MSRHSSLRKRNQLLTSRRPSMNVNCAGGTDWSRNVESSCSVENKTVAVCESEESNVALGGHSPAAVPWTEGLDSECRHTACPASPQISSMLSAPEDTHNCHFQDGNKRQSEYFNSQERHGCCALSSSINSQTVAPEKVTLVVDGTRFAVNPQIFTAHPDTMLGRMFGPGREYNFTRPNEKGEYEIAEGISSAVFRTVLDYYKTGIINCPDGISIPDLRDTCDYLCINFDFNTIKCQDLSALLHELSNDGAHKQFDSYLEELILPIMVDSARKGERECHIVVLTDEDTVDWDEDHPPPMGEEYSQILYSSKLYRFFKYIENRDVAKAVLKERGLKNIRIGIEGYPTCKEKVKRRPGGRSEVIYNYVQRPFIQMSWEKEEGKSRHVDFQCVRSKSLTNLVTVGDDVSEDHEVIMHHPPQVDELDRLNAPFSQMAVNDLPD, via the exons ATGAGCCGCCA CTCTTCTCTTAGGAAACGCAACCAACTCCTCACATCACGGAGGCCCAGCATGAATGTTaactgtgctggtgggacagacTGGTCAAGAAATGTGGAGTCCAGTTGCtctgtggaaaacaaaactgtagCAGTCTGTGAGTCAGAAGAAAGTAACGTGGCGCTAGGAGGTCATAGCCCTGCTGCAGTTCCCTGGACTGAGG GTTTAGATTCTGAATGCCGACATACTGCTTGTCCAGCAAGTCCCCAGATCAGTAGCATGTTGTCTGCTCCTGAAGACACGCACAACTGTCACTTCCAAGATGGAAATAAGAGACagtcagaatattttaatagcCAGGAACGCCATGGATGCTGCGCTTTGTCTTCAAGCATCAATTCGCAAACAGTGGCTCCAGAGAAAGTGACGCTTGTGGTAGATGGCACTCGCTTTGCAGTGAATCCACAGATTTTCACTGCTCACCCTGATACTATGCTGGGAAG AATGTTTGGACCAGGAAGAGAATATAATTTCACCAGGCCAAATGAAAAGGGAGAATATGAAATAGCAGAAGGAATTAGCTCAGCTGTGTTCCGGACTGTGCTG GATTATTACAAAACCGGAATCATTAACTGCCCTGATGGGATTTCCATCCCAGACCTTCGAGACACATGTGATTACCTCTGCATAAACTTTGATTTCAACACAATCAAATGTCAAGATTTAA GTGCTCTGTTACATGAGCTCTCCAATGACGGTGCTCACAAGCAATTTGATAGCTACCTGGAGGAGCTAATTCTGCCTATAATGGTGGATAGCGCAAGAAAAGGGGAACGCGAATGCCATATTGTCGTGCTGACAGATGAAGACACTGTGGACTGGGATGAAGATCATCCACCTCCGATGGGAGAGGAGTACTCACAAA tTCTTTACAGTTCCAAGCTGTACAGATTCTTCAAGTACATTGAGAACCGCGATGTTGCAAAAGCTGTATTAAAGGAACGGGGCCTGAAAAATATTCGCATTGGCATTGAAG GATACCCCACCTGtaaagagaaggtgaagaggAGGCCTGGTGGCCGCTCAGAAGTGATATACAACTACGTTCAACGGCCATTCATACAGATGTcatgggaaaaggaagaaggcaaAAGCCGTCATGTTGATTTCCAGTGTGTTCGGAGCAAATCTCTAACAAACCTAGTCACTGTGGGTGATGATGTTTCAGAGGACCATGAGGTTATAATGCATCACCCCCCACAAGTAGATGAACTTGACAGGCTAAACGCACCGTTCTCCCAAATGGCCGTTAACGATCTACCAGATTAG
- the KCTD20 gene encoding BTB/POZ domain-containing protein KCTD20 isoform X7, whose amino-acid sequence MQKGREQSIRWEGQWRLEQAQAGSSSLRKRNQLLTSRRPSMNVNCAGGTDWSRNVESSCSVENKTVAVCESEESNVALGGHSPAAVPWTEGLDSECRHTACPASPQISSMLSAPEDTHNCHFQDGNKRQSEYFNSQERHGCCALSSSINSQTVAPEKVTLVVDGTRFAVNPQIFTAHPDTMLGRMFGPGREYNFTRPNEKGEYEIAEGISSAVFRTVLDYYKTGIINCPDGISIPDLRDTCDYLCINFDFNTIKCQDLSALLHELSNDGAHKQFDSYLEELILPIMVDSARKGERECHIVVLTDEDTVDWDEDHPPPMGEEYSQILYSSKLYRFFKYIENRDVAKAVLKERGLKNIRIGIEGYPTCKEKVKRRPGGRSEVIYNYVQRPFIQMSWEKEEGKSRHVDFQCVRSKSLTNLVTVGDDVSEDHEVIMHHPPQVDELDRLNAPFSQMAVNDLPD is encoded by the exons atgcagaagggaagagagcagaGCATAAGATGGGAAGGTCAGTGGAGACTGGAGCAGGCAcaggctggcag CTCTTCTCTTAGGAAACGCAACCAACTCCTCACATCACGGAGGCCCAGCATGAATGTTaactgtgctggtgggacagacTGGTCAAGAAATGTGGAGTCCAGTTGCtctgtggaaaacaaaactgtagCAGTCTGTGAGTCAGAAGAAAGTAACGTGGCGCTAGGAGGTCATAGCCCTGCTGCAGTTCCCTGGACTGAGG GTTTAGATTCTGAATGCCGACATACTGCTTGTCCAGCAAGTCCCCAGATCAGTAGCATGTTGTCTGCTCCTGAAGACACGCACAACTGTCACTTCCAAGATGGAAATAAGAGACagtcagaatattttaatagcCAGGAACGCCATGGATGCTGCGCTTTGTCTTCAAGCATCAATTCGCAAACAGTGGCTCCAGAGAAAGTGACGCTTGTGGTAGATGGCACTCGCTTTGCAGTGAATCCACAGATTTTCACTGCTCACCCTGATACTATGCTGGGAAG AATGTTTGGACCAGGAAGAGAATATAATTTCACCAGGCCAAATGAAAAGGGAGAATATGAAATAGCAGAAGGAATTAGCTCAGCTGTGTTCCGGACTGTGCTG GATTATTACAAAACCGGAATCATTAACTGCCCTGATGGGATTTCCATCCCAGACCTTCGAGACACATGTGATTACCTCTGCATAAACTTTGATTTCAACACAATCAAATGTCAAGATTTAA GTGCTCTGTTACATGAGCTCTCCAATGACGGTGCTCACAAGCAATTTGATAGCTACCTGGAGGAGCTAATTCTGCCTATAATGGTGGATAGCGCAAGAAAAGGGGAACGCGAATGCCATATTGTCGTGCTGACAGATGAAGACACTGTGGACTGGGATGAAGATCATCCACCTCCGATGGGAGAGGAGTACTCACAAA tTCTTTACAGTTCCAAGCTGTACAGATTCTTCAAGTACATTGAGAACCGCGATGTTGCAAAAGCTGTATTAAAGGAACGGGGCCTGAAAAATATTCGCATTGGCATTGAAG GATACCCCACCTGtaaagagaaggtgaagaggAGGCCTGGTGGCCGCTCAGAAGTGATATACAACTACGTTCAACGGCCATTCATACAGATGTcatgggaaaaggaagaaggcaaAAGCCGTCATGTTGATTTCCAGTGTGTTCGGAGCAAATCTCTAACAAACCTAGTCACTGTGGGTGATGATGTTTCAGAGGACCATGAGGTTATAATGCATCACCCCCCACAAGTAGATGAACTTGACAGGCTAAACGCACCGTTCTCCCAAATGGCCGTTAACGATCTACCAGATTAG
- the KCTD20 gene encoding BTB/POZ domain-containing protein KCTD20 isoform X3 produces the protein MLPCNWGIFIATKLTSSSLRKRNQLLTSRRPSMNVNCAGGTDWSRNVESSCSVENKTVAVCESEESNVALGGHSPAAVPWTEGLDSECRHTACPASPQISSMLSAPEDTHNCHFQDGNKRQSEYFNSQERHGCCALSSSINSQTVAPEKVTLVVDGTRFAVNPQIFTAHPDTMLGRMFGPGREYNFTRPNEKGEYEIAEGISSAVFRTVLDYYKTGIINCPDGISIPDLRDTCDYLCINFDFNTIKCQDLSALLHELSNDGAHKQFDSYLEELILPIMVDSARKGERECHIVVLTDEDTVDWDEDHPPPMGEEYSQILYSSKLYRFFKYIENRDVAKAVLKERGLKNIRIGIEGYPTCKEKVKRRPGGRSEVIYNYVQRPFIQMSWEKEEGKSRHVDFQCVRSKSLTNLVTVGDDVSEDHEVIMHHPPQVDELDRLNAPFSQMAVNDLPD, from the exons ATGCTTCCCTGCAACTGGGGAATTTTTATTGCCACCAAACTGACAAg CTCTTCTCTTAGGAAACGCAACCAACTCCTCACATCACGGAGGCCCAGCATGAATGTTaactgtgctggtgggacagacTGGTCAAGAAATGTGGAGTCCAGTTGCtctgtggaaaacaaaactgtagCAGTCTGTGAGTCAGAAGAAAGTAACGTGGCGCTAGGAGGTCATAGCCCTGCTGCAGTTCCCTGGACTGAGG GTTTAGATTCTGAATGCCGACATACTGCTTGTCCAGCAAGTCCCCAGATCAGTAGCATGTTGTCTGCTCCTGAAGACACGCACAACTGTCACTTCCAAGATGGAAATAAGAGACagtcagaatattttaatagcCAGGAACGCCATGGATGCTGCGCTTTGTCTTCAAGCATCAATTCGCAAACAGTGGCTCCAGAGAAAGTGACGCTTGTGGTAGATGGCACTCGCTTTGCAGTGAATCCACAGATTTTCACTGCTCACCCTGATACTATGCTGGGAAG AATGTTTGGACCAGGAAGAGAATATAATTTCACCAGGCCAAATGAAAAGGGAGAATATGAAATAGCAGAAGGAATTAGCTCAGCTGTGTTCCGGACTGTGCTG GATTATTACAAAACCGGAATCATTAACTGCCCTGATGGGATTTCCATCCCAGACCTTCGAGACACATGTGATTACCTCTGCATAAACTTTGATTTCAACACAATCAAATGTCAAGATTTAA GTGCTCTGTTACATGAGCTCTCCAATGACGGTGCTCACAAGCAATTTGATAGCTACCTGGAGGAGCTAATTCTGCCTATAATGGTGGATAGCGCAAGAAAAGGGGAACGCGAATGCCATATTGTCGTGCTGACAGATGAAGACACTGTGGACTGGGATGAAGATCATCCACCTCCGATGGGAGAGGAGTACTCACAAA tTCTTTACAGTTCCAAGCTGTACAGATTCTTCAAGTACATTGAGAACCGCGATGTTGCAAAAGCTGTATTAAAGGAACGGGGCCTGAAAAATATTCGCATTGGCATTGAAG GATACCCCACCTGtaaagagaaggtgaagaggAGGCCTGGTGGCCGCTCAGAAGTGATATACAACTACGTTCAACGGCCATTCATACAGATGTcatgggaaaaggaagaaggcaaAAGCCGTCATGTTGATTTCCAGTGTGTTCGGAGCAAATCTCTAACAAACCTAGTCACTGTGGGTGATGATGTTTCAGAGGACCATGAGGTTATAATGCATCACCCCCCACAAGTAGATGAACTTGACAGGCTAAACGCACCGTTCTCCCAAATGGCCGTTAACGATCTACCAGATTAG
- the KCTD20 gene encoding BTB/POZ domain-containing protein KCTD20 isoform X5 — MNVNCAGGTDWSRNVESSCSVENKTVAVCESEESNVALGGHSPAAVPWTEGLDSECRHTACPASPQISSMLSAPEDTHNCHFQDGNKRQSEYFNSQERHGCCALSSSINSQTVAPEKVTLVVDGTRFAVNPQIFTAHPDTMLGRMFGPGREYNFTRPNEKGEYEIAEGISSAVFRTVLDYYKTGIINCPDGISIPDLRDTCDYLCINFDFNTIKCQDLSALLHELSNDGAHKQFDSYLEELILPIMVDSARKGERECHIVVLTDEDTVDWDEDHPPPMGEEYSQILYSSKLYRFFKYIENRDVAKAVLKERGLKNIRIGIEGYPTCKEKVKRRPGGRSEVIYNYVQRPFIQMSWEKEEGKSRHVDFQCVRSKSLTNLVTVGDDVSEDHEVIMHHPPQVDELDRLNAPFSQMAVNDLPD; from the exons ATGAATGTTaactgtgctggtgggacagacTGGTCAAGAAATGTGGAGTCCAGTTGCtctgtggaaaacaaaactgtagCAGTCTGTGAGTCAGAAGAAAGTAACGTGGCGCTAGGAGGTCATAGCCCTGCTGCAGTTCCCTGGACTGAGG GTTTAGATTCTGAATGCCGACATACTGCTTGTCCAGCAAGTCCCCAGATCAGTAGCATGTTGTCTGCTCCTGAAGACACGCACAACTGTCACTTCCAAGATGGAAATAAGAGACagtcagaatattttaatagcCAGGAACGCCATGGATGCTGCGCTTTGTCTTCAAGCATCAATTCGCAAACAGTGGCTCCAGAGAAAGTGACGCTTGTGGTAGATGGCACTCGCTTTGCAGTGAATCCACAGATTTTCACTGCTCACCCTGATACTATGCTGGGAAG AATGTTTGGACCAGGAAGAGAATATAATTTCACCAGGCCAAATGAAAAGGGAGAATATGAAATAGCAGAAGGAATTAGCTCAGCTGTGTTCCGGACTGTGCTG GATTATTACAAAACCGGAATCATTAACTGCCCTGATGGGATTTCCATCCCAGACCTTCGAGACACATGTGATTACCTCTGCATAAACTTTGATTTCAACACAATCAAATGTCAAGATTTAA GTGCTCTGTTACATGAGCTCTCCAATGACGGTGCTCACAAGCAATTTGATAGCTACCTGGAGGAGCTAATTCTGCCTATAATGGTGGATAGCGCAAGAAAAGGGGAACGCGAATGCCATATTGTCGTGCTGACAGATGAAGACACTGTGGACTGGGATGAAGATCATCCACCTCCGATGGGAGAGGAGTACTCACAAA tTCTTTACAGTTCCAAGCTGTACAGATTCTTCAAGTACATTGAGAACCGCGATGTTGCAAAAGCTGTATTAAAGGAACGGGGCCTGAAAAATATTCGCATTGGCATTGAAG GATACCCCACCTGtaaagagaaggtgaagaggAGGCCTGGTGGCCGCTCAGAAGTGATATACAACTACGTTCAACGGCCATTCATACAGATGTcatgggaaaaggaagaaggcaaAAGCCGTCATGTTGATTTCCAGTGTGTTCGGAGCAAATCTCTAACAAACCTAGTCACTGTGGGTGATGATGTTTCAGAGGACCATGAGGTTATAATGCATCACCCCCCACAAGTAGATGAACTTGACAGGCTAAACGCACCGTTCTCCCAAATGGCCGTTAACGATCTACCAGATTAG
- the KCTD20 gene encoding BTB/POZ domain-containing protein KCTD20 isoform X6 translates to MFGPGREYNFTRPNEKGEYEIAEGISSAVFRTVLDYYKTGIINCPDGISIPDLRDTCDYLCINFDFNTIKCQDLSALLHELSNDGAHKQFDSYLEELILPIMVDSARKGERECHIVVLTDEDTVDWDEDHPPPMGEEYSQILYSSKLYRFFKYIENRDVAKAVLKERGLKNIRIGIEGYPTCKEKVKRRPGGRSEVIYNYVQRPFIQMSWEKEEGKSRHVDFQCVRSKSLTNLVTVGDDVSEDHEVIMHHPPQVDELDRLNAPFSQMAVNDLPD, encoded by the exons ATGTTTGGACCAGGAAGAGAATATAATTTCACCAGGCCAAATGAAAAGGGAGAATATGAAATAGCAGAAGGAATTAGCTCAGCTGTGTTCCGGACTGTGCTG GATTATTACAAAACCGGAATCATTAACTGCCCTGATGGGATTTCCATCCCAGACCTTCGAGACACATGTGATTACCTCTGCATAAACTTTGATTTCAACACAATCAAATGTCAAGATTTAA GTGCTCTGTTACATGAGCTCTCCAATGACGGTGCTCACAAGCAATTTGATAGCTACCTGGAGGAGCTAATTCTGCCTATAATGGTGGATAGCGCAAGAAAAGGGGAACGCGAATGCCATATTGTCGTGCTGACAGATGAAGACACTGTGGACTGGGATGAAGATCATCCACCTCCGATGGGAGAGGAGTACTCACAAA tTCTTTACAGTTCCAAGCTGTACAGATTCTTCAAGTACATTGAGAACCGCGATGTTGCAAAAGCTGTATTAAAGGAACGGGGCCTGAAAAATATTCGCATTGGCATTGAAG GATACCCCACCTGtaaagagaaggtgaagaggAGGCCTGGTGGCCGCTCAGAAGTGATATACAACTACGTTCAACGGCCATTCATACAGATGTcatgggaaaaggaagaaggcaaAAGCCGTCATGTTGATTTCCAGTGTGTTCGGAGCAAATCTCTAACAAACCTAGTCACTGTGGGTGATGATGTTTCAGAGGACCATGAGGTTATAATGCATCACCCCCCACAAGTAGATGAACTTGACAGGCTAAACGCACCGTTCTCCCAAATGGCCGTTAACGATCTACCAGATTAG